From a single Gemmatimonadota bacterium genomic region:
- a CDS encoding CocE/NonD family hydrolase, with protein MRTWPAVAARVGLSTALALALSAALPLLVPSSVAAQASTPRYGVAEMRDVMVAMRDGVPLATDIYLPTVNGAVVREPVPAIVTRTPYDKNGSREMGRYYAARGYAFVAQDVRGRYASEGTWRWMDDGPDGVDALAWIGKQPWSNGKVGMIGTSYVGGTQHAVALEGAPELATVIPVDAVSNQGYQSVRNAGAFELRFWNWIVAMSSPAGSHAARDPGTQAALQEMADHKVAYLENLPLRRGTTPLKLAPEYEDWLVEAMRHGANDEFWSQNNIMDHPERYQDIPVYLVGGWYDSWAGNTARNFVALTKAMTGPVYLIMGPWIHGQQGASAHGQVSFGPEAAIADPLGWRLEWYDHWLKGVDNSVGRAAPFATKVRIFVMGTGDESRDANGLKNHGGYWRDENEWPLARTRYTPFYLGGDGGLSTTAPTAASSSTRYEFDPKNPVPTIGGNTSSGGGIMLQGAWDQRGGEYVWNWQEPIPLSARHDVLVFETEPLTEDVEVTGEIEVKLWASSSALDTDFTAKLVDVHPPNHDFPGGFDQNIADGIVRARFRDSLAEEKLMVPGTVYPFTIRMYPTSNVFKKGHRIRVDISSSNFARFDVNPNTGEPLGDNRSWAVATNTVYHDREHPSHVILPLIPIGSR; from the coding sequence ATGCGTACCTGGCCTGCCGTCGCCGCCCGGGTCGGGCTCTCCACCGCCCTCGCCCTCGCGCTGTCGGCCGCACTCCCACTCCTGGTCCCCTCTTCGGTCGCTGCCCAGGCTTCGACACCCCGCTACGGCGTGGCCGAGATGCGCGACGTCATGGTGGCCATGCGGGACGGCGTCCCCCTGGCCACGGACATCTACCTGCCTACGGTGAACGGTGCGGTGGTGCGCGAGCCGGTGCCGGCCATCGTGACGCGCACGCCCTACGACAAGAACGGCAGCCGGGAGATGGGTCGCTACTACGCTGCGCGGGGCTATGCGTTCGTGGCGCAGGACGTTCGGGGCCGCTACGCGTCGGAAGGCACCTGGCGTTGGATGGATGACGGCCCCGACGGTGTCGACGCATTGGCGTGGATCGGCAAGCAACCGTGGTCCAACGGCAAGGTCGGGATGATCGGTACGTCCTACGTGGGCGGCACCCAGCACGCGGTGGCCCTGGAGGGAGCGCCCGAGCTCGCTACGGTCATTCCCGTGGACGCCGTCTCGAACCAGGGGTACCAGAGCGTGCGCAACGCCGGCGCCTTCGAGCTCCGCTTCTGGAACTGGATCGTGGCCATGAGCAGCCCGGCCGGCAGCCACGCGGCCCGCGACCCCGGCACCCAGGCGGCCCTCCAGGAGATGGCGGACCACAAGGTCGCCTACCTGGAGAACCTGCCGCTCCGCCGCGGCACCACACCGCTCAAGCTCGCGCCGGAGTACGAGGACTGGCTGGTGGAAGCCATGCGCCATGGGGCCAACGACGAGTTCTGGAGCCAGAACAACATCATGGACCACCCCGAGCGCTACCAGGACATTCCGGTCTACCTGGTAGGGGGCTGGTACGACTCATGGGCCGGCAACACCGCCCGCAACTTCGTCGCGTTGACCAAGGCCATGACCGGGCCCGTGTATCTCATCATGGGGCCATGGATCCACGGGCAGCAGGGTGCGTCCGCGCACGGTCAGGTGAGCTTCGGTCCCGAAGCCGCGATCGCCGATCCGCTGGGTTGGCGCCTGGAATGGTACGATCACTGGCTCAAGGGAGTGGACAACTCAGTGGGGAGGGCCGCGCCGTTCGCCACCAAGGTGCGGATCTTCGTGATGGGCACGGGGGACGAGTCCCGCGACGCCAACGGACTCAAGAACCACGGCGGCTACTGGCGGGACGAGAACGAGTGGCCGCTGGCGCGCACCCGCTACACTCCGTTCTACCTCGGAGGGGATGGCGGTCTCTCGACTACGGCACCGACCGCGGCTTCGTCATCGACCCGCTACGAGTTCGACCCCAAGAACCCCGTACCCACCATCGGCGGCAACACGTCCTCCGGCGGCGGGATCATGCTGCAGGGCGCATGGGACCAGCGAGGCGGCGAGTACGTCTGGAACTGGCAGGAGCCGATTCCGCTGTCGGCCCGCCACGACGTGCTGGTGTTCGAGACGGAGCCGCTCACAGAAGATGTCGAGGTGACCGGCGAAATCGAGGTGAAGCTCTGGGCGTCTTCCTCTGCGTTGGACACGGACTTCACCGCCAAGCTGGTGGACGTGCATCCACCCAACCACGACTTCCCCGGTGGCTTCGATCAGAACATCGCCGACGGCATCGTGCGAGCCCGGTTCCGTGACTCCCTGGCGGAAGAAAAGCTGATGGTGCCCGGCACCGTCTATCCGTTCACGATCCGCATGTATCCGACGTCGAACGTCTTCAAGAAAGGTCACCGGATCCGGGTGGATATCTCGAGCTCGAACTTCGCGCGCTTCGACGTGAACCCGAACACGGGTGAGCCTCTGGGCGACAATCGCAGCTGGGCAGTGGCCACCAACACGGTCTATCACGATCGGGAGCATCCGTCGCATGTCATCCTGCCGCTGATTCCGATCGGGTCGCGGTAG
- a CDS encoding DUF222 domain-containing protein, which yields MGFAPASRAVLVSSSTTVDAFPPAEPHPSPFELSNHELDALEDLSDEIASLAAQISSATHRQLVLIAEFDQRRGWELSGYITCAHWLAWRTGIDLGVAREKVRAARALAGLPQISAAMYQGDLSFSKVRALTRVADADNETELLEIALTSTAHQLERVVRGWKRHDRLDEQERERLRHQSRSLSVFPDEDGMMVVKGRLDPEVGALLMRALEAASDALFWKGPGLEGSETPTPEQRRADAVGLLAERALAAGLDQEGGGPEAPVSGTRAERYQVVLHVEANTLTENVEPGMSELEDGTRVAADREDVSAETSELLSAPKECARTSRRIACDASVVQITKSSTGNSAGQVLDVGRKTRTIPPAIRRALEARDRGCRFPGCGRRFTDAHHVQHWADGGGTSVGNLILTCPQHHRLLHEGGFRVELAADGKATFYGPTGKPVPNVPPLKRRTAAEVTAMAAVLGIRSAGTGVSARP from the coding sequence ATGGGTTTCGCCCCCGCCTCCCGCGCTGTTCTCGTTTCCAGCTCCACGACCGTCGATGCCTTCCCTCCAGCTGAGCCCCACCCCTCCCCCTTCGAGCTCTCCAACCACGAGCTCGACGCACTCGAGGACCTTAGCGACGAGATCGCGAGCTTGGCTGCCCAGATCAGCTCGGCCACCCACCGCCAGCTCGTCCTGATCGCCGAGTTCGATCAGCGGCGCGGCTGGGAGCTATCCGGTTATATCACCTGCGCGCACTGGCTGGCCTGGCGCACCGGCATCGATCTGGGCGTGGCGCGAGAGAAGGTCCGGGCTGCCCGAGCGCTGGCCGGCTTGCCGCAGATCAGCGCCGCCATGTATCAAGGCGACCTATCGTTCTCCAAGGTCCGCGCACTCACCCGCGTCGCAGACGCGGACAACGAGACCGAGCTGTTGGAGATCGCGCTCACTTCGACCGCCCACCAGTTGGAGCGGGTGGTGCGCGGCTGGAAGAGGCACGACCGGCTGGATGAGCAGGAGCGTGAGCGGCTCCGTCACCAGAGCCGGTCACTCTCGGTCTTCCCGGACGAGGATGGCATGATGGTGGTCAAGGGCCGGCTGGACCCCGAGGTGGGCGCACTGCTGATGCGGGCGCTGGAGGCCGCCAGTGATGCGCTGTTCTGGAAGGGTCCCGGGCTAGAGGGCAGCGAGACACCCACGCCGGAGCAGAGGCGTGCGGATGCGGTAGGTCTGCTGGCCGAGCGGGCGCTGGCGGCAGGACTGGATCAAGAAGGTGGTGGGCCGGAGGCTCCGGTAAGCGGCACCCGGGCCGAGCGCTACCAGGTGGTACTGCACGTGGAAGCCAACACGCTGACTGAGAACGTAGAGCCTGGAATGTCGGAGCTGGAGGACGGGACTCGCGTTGCCGCGGATCGCGAAGACGTTTCCGCGGAAACGTCTGAGCTACTAAGCGCTCCGAAGGAGTGCGCCCGAACGTCAAGGCGCATCGCGTGCGACGCGAGCGTGGTGCAGATCACGAAGAGCTCTACCGGGAACTCAGCGGGTCAGGTCCTCGACGTGGGCCGCAAGACGCGCACGATTCCACCTGCGATTCGGAGGGCGCTCGAAGCGAGAGACCGAGGCTGCCGCTTCCCCGGCTGTGGACGTCGATTCACCGACGCGCATCACGTCCAGCACTGGGCGGATGGTGGCGGGACCTCGGTCGGCAACCTGATCCTGACCTGCCCACAGCATCACCGGCTCTTGCACGAGGGCGGGTTCCGCGTGGAGCTGGCCGCCGATGGCAAGGCCACGTTCTACGGTCCCACCGGAAAGCCCGTGCCGAACGTGCCGCCGCTGAAGAGGAGGACTGCTGCCGAGGTGACGGCGATGGCGGCAGTCCTGGGGATCCGAAGTGCTGGCACGGGGGTGTCCGCTCGGCCCTAG
- a CDS encoding DUF6526 family protein produces MADSTRPQSFENHARFVFGYHRAATFFLLVYLVWAMGRVFETPSWEHIAFASLGVAILLIGYYTRAFAAQNQDRIIRLEERLRLREHLPAELQPRIGEFTTKQLVALRFASDAELPTLARRVLDERITEQKAIKGLIEEWRPDHQRV; encoded by the coding sequence ATGGCCGATAGCACCAGGCCCCAAAGCTTCGAGAATCATGCACGGTTCGTCTTCGGATACCACCGTGCGGCGACGTTCTTCCTACTCGTCTATCTCGTCTGGGCCATGGGGCGAGTATTCGAAACTCCCTCGTGGGAGCACATCGCTTTCGCGTCGCTGGGCGTAGCGATCCTGCTGATCGGGTACTACACGCGCGCCTTCGCGGCCCAGAACCAGGACCGCATCATCCGGCTGGAGGAGCGGCTCCGCCTTCGTGAGCACTTGCCCGCGGAGCTGCAGCCCCGCATCGGTGAGTTCACCACCAAGCAGCTGGTGGCGCTGCGCTTCGCCTCCGACGCGGAGCTTCCCACGCTGGCCAGACGGGTGCTGGACGAACGGATCACGGAGCAGAAGGCGATCAAGGGGTTGATCGAAGAGTGGCGGCCCGATCATCAGCGGGTGTGA
- a CDS encoding SDR family NAD(P)-dependent oxidoreductase: MVQSTEEGVDGRRRSRRTGRRPSPLGLAIAAVVFVVALAVSSSASAQAPARPRPDQQVVLVTGSTSGLGREVALRMAAQGAHVIVHGRSRERGLEVVAEIERAGRGSARFYAADFASFAQVRQLADSILRDYDRLDVLVNNAGFGSAPDERLLSEDGHEYRFQVNYLSSYLLTHLLLPRLLHSAPSRIVNVSSLAQQPIDFDDVMIEQGFSGGRAYAQSKLAQVMFAFDLHQELAGTGVMVSALHPATYMPTGMVARAGVEPRSTIDEGAGAVMQLIESDEIEGGQFFRGLEPARAHAQAYDAEARARLKRLSEELTGLRR; encoded by the coding sequence ATGGTGCAATCGACGGAGGAAGGGGTCGACGGGCGGCGGCGCTCTCGACGTACGGGCCGGAGGCCCTCCCCCCTGGGGCTGGCGATCGCCGCGGTCGTCTTCGTGGTCGCCCTGGCGGTCTCGTCGTCCGCGAGCGCTCAGGCGCCCGCCCGCCCTCGCCCCGACCAACAGGTGGTCCTGGTGACGGGCTCGACCAGTGGACTGGGACGCGAGGTCGCCCTCCGCATGGCCGCTCAGGGCGCTCACGTGATCGTGCACGGCAGGAGCCGCGAGCGCGGGCTGGAGGTGGTGGCCGAGATCGAGCGCGCAGGCAGGGGGAGCGCACGTTTCTACGCAGCGGACTTCGCTTCCTTCGCACAGGTGCGGCAGCTCGCCGACTCGATTCTGCGCGACTACGACCGCCTCGATGTGCTGGTCAACAACGCCGGTTTCGGCTCCGCACCTGACGAGCGCCTGTTGAGCGAGGACGGCCACGAGTACCGCTTCCAGGTGAACTACCTCTCGTCCTACCTACTCACCCACCTGCTCCTCCCGCGCCTGCTGCACAGCGCTCCCTCGCGGATTGTCAACGTGTCCTCGCTGGCCCAGCAGCCCATCGACTTCGACGACGTGATGATCGAGCAGGGCTTCAGCGGGGGTCGGGCCTACGCGCAGAGCAAGCTCGCTCAGGTGATGTTCGCGTTCGATCTACACCAGGAGCTGGCGGGAACCGGCGTCATGGTCAGCGCGCTGCACCCGGCCACCTACATGCCCACGGGCATGGTGGCGCGGGCCGGTGTCGAGCCCCGCTCGACCATCGACGAGGGAGCAGGCGCCGTCATGCAGCTCATCGAGTCCGACGAGATCGAGGGCGGCCAGTTCTTCCGTGGGCTCGAGCCCGCCCGCGCCCACGCGCAGGCGTACGATGCCGAAGCCCGCGCGCGCCTCAAGCGCCTGAGCGAAGAACTGACCGGCTTGCGCCGCTGA
- a CDS encoding YciI family protein codes for MRVMVVVKASEESEAGVMPGQELLAAMGNYNEELVKAGVMLAGEGLDRSAVGKRVRFDGKQRTVIDGPFAETKELIAGFWLWQVRSMDEAVEWLKRAPFDGGVEVEIRRVFEAEDFGEEFTPELREQEERIRELANTKKKG; via the coding sequence ATGCGGGTCATGGTGGTCGTGAAGGCCAGTGAGGAGTCCGAAGCGGGGGTCATGCCCGGTCAGGAGCTCCTGGCCGCGATGGGCAACTACAACGAGGAGCTGGTCAAAGCAGGAGTGATGCTGGCCGGCGAGGGGCTGGACCGGAGCGCCGTCGGCAAACGCGTCCGCTTCGACGGAAAGCAGCGCACCGTCATCGATGGTCCCTTCGCAGAGACCAAGGAGCTGATCGCAGGCTTCTGGCTCTGGCAGGTGCGCTCGATGGATGAAGCCGTGGAGTGGCTGAAACGCGCCCCCTTCGACGGCGGTGTGGAGGTCGAGATCCGGCGCGTGTTCGAAGCCGAGGACTTCGGTGAGGAATTCACGCCCGAACTGCGCGAGCAGGAGGAGCGGATTCGGGAGCTCGCGAACACCAAGAAGAAGGGGTGA
- a CDS encoding RNA polymerase sigma factor produces the protein MTTSDPRAAIDAVWRIESARLIAALARQVGDIGLAEDLAQEALVVALEKWPQSGVPDNPGAWLMATAKHRALDHFRRSKMLDRRHEDLARRLAGQVRDPEGELQASLDDYFGDDLLRLIFTTCHPVLTREARVALTLRLLGGLSSEEIARAFLSSTSTVQQRIVRAKRTLRESRVSFEMPALEQAGERLETVLEVIYLVFNEGYSATAGGDWVRPALCEEALRLGRILAELAPEEPEVHGLVALMEIQASRLRARRGARGEPILLMDQDRGRWDHLLIRRGLAALERAEGLGRPLGPYWLQGAIAACHARAATPEDTDWERIVALYDALAQLSPSPVVDLNRAVAVGMAFGPAAGLELVDELAGESALEGYHWLPAVRADLLTKLGRYGEAREELERAASLTRNLQERTLLLDRAEELRVHEA, from the coding sequence GTGACTACGTCCGACCCGCGTGCCGCGATCGACGCGGTCTGGCGGATCGAGTCCGCCCGGCTGATCGCAGCACTCGCCCGCCAGGTGGGCGACATCGGCCTGGCCGAGGATCTGGCACAGGAGGCCCTCGTGGTGGCGCTGGAGAAGTGGCCGCAGTCGGGCGTTCCGGACAATCCGGGCGCCTGGCTCATGGCCACCGCCAAACACCGCGCCCTGGATCATTTCCGTCGCTCGAAGATGCTGGACCGTCGGCACGAGGACCTTGCGCGCCGACTCGCGGGACAGGTTCGCGATCCGGAGGGCGAGCTACAGGCGTCGCTCGACGACTACTTCGGTGACGATCTCCTGCGCTTGATCTTCACCACCTGCCACCCCGTGCTGACGCGGGAAGCACGCGTGGCGCTCACCCTCCGTCTGCTCGGTGGCCTCAGCAGCGAGGAGATCGCGCGGGCGTTCCTTTCGTCGACGTCCACCGTGCAGCAGCGTATCGTGCGCGCCAAGCGCACGCTGAGGGAGTCGCGCGTGTCGTTCGAGATGCCCGCGCTCGAGCAGGCGGGCGAGCGGCTGGAGACCGTGCTGGAGGTGATCTACCTCGTCTTCAACGAGGGGTACTCCGCAACCGCTGGAGGCGATTGGGTACGTCCGGCGCTCTGCGAGGAGGCCCTTCGGCTCGGCCGCATCCTGGCCGAGCTGGCGCCTGAGGAGCCCGAGGTCCATGGTCTGGTGGCCCTCATGGAGATCCAGGCCTCCCGGTTGCGCGCCCGGCGGGGAGCCCGGGGTGAACCGATCCTCCTGATGGACCAGGACCGGGGCCGCTGGGACCATCTCCTGATCCGCCGGGGCCTCGCCGCGCTGGAGCGGGCGGAGGGTTTGGGCCGCCCGCTCGGACCCTACTGGCTCCAGGGCGCCATCGCGGCCTGCCACGCCCGGGCCGCCACGCCCGAGGACACCGACTGGGAGCGCATCGTGGCGCTCTACGACGCCCTCGCCCAGTTGTCCCCCTCGCCGGTGGTGGACCTGAACCGAGCGGTGGCCGTGGGCATGGCCTTCGGACCCGCGGCCGGGCTCGAGCTGGTGGACGAACTCGCGGGCGAGTCGGCCCTGGAGGGATACCACTGGCTCCCCGCGGTACGTGCGGACCTGCTGACCAAGCTCGGTCGCTACGGCGAGGCCCGGGAAGAGCTGGAGCGGGCGGCCTCGTTGACGCGGAACCTCCAGGAGCGAACCCTCCTCCTGGACCGCGCGGAGGAACTGCGCGTCCACGAAGCCTGA
- a CDS encoding YciI family protein: MSMRIHLDPDPRRSEPRSIDVWVRDAAPVSPPLLQPGSTIMKFLSMIRIDETTGQVPSEQLHADMGKLIEEWIREGKLIRTAGLRPTAEGFRVRSRHGSITTTDGPFTESKEVIGGYAMIEARDKEEAVELIKRFLAVHGEEWDIECEVRPLDGDMEFAAGG; the protein is encoded by the coding sequence ATGTCGATGCGGATCCACCTCGATCCGGATCCACGTCGATCCGAACCACGCTCGATCGACGTATGGGTGAGGGATGCCGCTCCGGTCTCCCCACCACTGCTTCAGCCAGGGAGTACCATCATGAAGTTCCTCTCGATGATCCGGATCGACGAAACCACCGGACAGGTGCCCAGCGAACAACTCCACGCCGACATGGGCAAGCTGATCGAAGAATGGATCCGGGAGGGCAAGCTCATCCGGACCGCCGGCCTACGACCCACCGCCGAGGGCTTTCGCGTGCGGTCGCGGCACGGTTCGATCACCACCACGGACGGCCCCTTCACCGAGAGCAAGGAAGTGATCGGTGGCTACGCGATGATCGAGGCCAGGGACAAGGAAGAAGCCGTGGAGCTGATCAAGCGCTTCCTGGCGGTCCACGGAGAGGAGTGGGATATCGAGTGCGAGGTGCGGCCCTTGGACGGGGACATGGAGTTTGCCGCCGGCGGCTGA
- a CDS encoding GMC family oxidoreductase has translation MAPDATAAPVQSGEYDAIVIGSGISGGWAAKELCEKGLKTLVLERGRDVRHVVDYPTATLAPWELPHRGATPRTLIERNPLISKAAGYNEDTAHFFVEDRDHPYVQEQPFDWIRGYQVGGKSLIWGRACQRWSPNEFAAPERDGYGIGWPITYDDVSPWYSHVERFIGVCGNRDGLAAMPDGEFLPPFDFNCVEEHLSERLRSYYGNRFVVQGRWANLSQPTEVQTAQGRTACQARNLCMRGCPYGAYFSSNSSTLPWAARTGNLTVRPHSVVHSILYDEPGGRAAGVRVIDAETGATHEFRARVIFVNASALNSTLILLNSRSRRFPDGLGNDNGLLGHFVAFHNYRVSANGAIAGFEDQYFYGRNPTECILANFRNLGRNDMDFVGGYTTFTGAYRVRGVESEDRVGAAFKAAQSQPGAWGIYMYMQGETIPKESNHVRLHPTETDAWGIPLLVTSVGYDDNDERMIRDWRTQAAEMLEVAGCTDIETYDNGWYPGRDIHEMGGCRMGRDPRTSLLNAFNQLHACPNVFVTDGACMTSTGNQSPSILYMALTARAVDHAVQEMARRNL, from the coding sequence ATGGCACCTGACGCGACCGCGGCACCCGTCCAATCCGGCGAGTACGACGCCATCGTCATCGGCTCTGGGATCTCGGGCGGCTGGGCCGCCAAGGAGCTCTGTGAGAAGGGCCTGAAGACGCTGGTGCTGGAGCGGGGCCGGGACGTGCGTCACGTCGTGGACTATCCCACCGCCACGCTGGCGCCCTGGGAGCTGCCCCACCGCGGGGCCACGCCCCGCACGCTGATCGAGCGAAACCCGCTCATCAGCAAGGCGGCGGGCTACAACGAGGACACCGCGCACTTCTTCGTCGAGGACCGTGACCACCCCTACGTCCAGGAGCAGCCTTTCGACTGGATCCGGGGGTATCAGGTGGGTGGCAAGTCCCTGATCTGGGGACGTGCCTGTCAGCGCTGGAGCCCCAACGAATTCGCGGCCCCCGAGCGGGACGGCTACGGGATCGGCTGGCCCATCACCTACGACGACGTGTCGCCCTGGTACTCCCACGTCGAGCGCTTCATCGGTGTCTGCGGGAACCGGGACGGGCTGGCAGCCATGCCGGACGGTGAGTTTCTGCCCCCGTTCGATTTCAACTGCGTTGAAGAGCACCTGTCCGAGCGACTGCGCAGCTACTACGGGAATCGCTTCGTGGTGCAGGGACGCTGGGCGAACCTCTCGCAGCCGACGGAGGTCCAGACGGCCCAGGGACGAACCGCCTGTCAAGCGCGTAACCTGTGCATGCGGGGCTGCCCCTACGGGGCCTACTTCAGCTCCAACTCCAGCACCCTTCCCTGGGCGGCCCGTACGGGCAACCTCACCGTTCGCCCGCACTCGGTGGTGCACTCGATCCTGTACGACGAGCCTGGCGGGCGCGCTGCGGGCGTTCGGGTCATCGATGCCGAGACGGGAGCGACCCACGAGTTCCGGGCGCGGGTGATCTTCGTCAACGCCTCGGCGCTGAATTCCACCTTGATCTTGCTCAACTCGCGTTCACGCCGTTTCCCCGACGGGTTGGGGAACGACAACGGGCTGCTGGGCCATTTCGTCGCCTTCCACAACTACCGCGTGTCCGCGAACGGAGCCATCGCGGGCTTCGAGGACCAATACTTCTACGGGCGCAACCCCACCGAGTGCATTCTGGCCAACTTCCGGAACCTCGGCCGCAACGACATGGACTTCGTGGGCGGGTACACCACGTTCACCGGCGCCTACCGCGTGCGCGGCGTCGAGAGCGAGGACCGGGTGGGAGCGGCGTTCAAGGCGGCGCAGAGCCAGCCCGGCGCCTGGGGCATCTACATGTACATGCAGGGAGAAACGATTCCGAAGGAGAGCAACCACGTCCGCTTGCATCCCACGGAGACCGACGCGTGGGGCATCCCGCTCCTGGTCACCTCCGTGGGCTACGACGACAACGACGAGCGCATGATCCGGGATTGGCGCACTCAGGCCGCCGAGATGCTCGAGGTGGCCGGATGCACGGACATCGAGACCTATGACAATGGGTGGTATCCGGGCCGCGACATCCACGAGATGGGAGGATGTCGTATGGGGCGCGACCCTCGCACGTCGCTGCTCAACGCCTTCAATCAGCTGCACGCCTGTCCCAACGTCTTCGTCACCGACGGCGCCTGCATGACCTCCACGGGGAATCAGAGTCCGTCCATCCTCTACATGGCGCTGACGGCCCGCGCGGTCGATCATGCCGTCCAGGAAATGGCCCGGAGGAACCTGTGA
- a CDS encoding gluconate 2-dehydrogenase subunit 3 family protein — protein MNRREALQTAGVVLGSVALGSTVALTACAREPVPTDGWVLNGEDQALAEAVADTLLPATPDSPGAADAAIGTAMNLLLSECYSDDDQRRVLESLAAVRRQARQHGSDRLAQLPRARREEVLRDLDAQATGDPSSSPLEPLRGLALHAFFSSETGMTRVLRYVAVPGRWIGCTRLEPGQPAWA, from the coding sequence ATGAATCGTCGTGAAGCCCTGCAGACCGCAGGCGTGGTGCTGGGCAGTGTGGCGCTTGGCTCCACCGTGGCTCTCACGGCGTGCGCGCGTGAGCCGGTCCCAACGGATGGGTGGGTGCTGAATGGAGAAGACCAGGCGCTGGCCGAGGCAGTGGCGGACACGCTGTTGCCGGCTACACCCGATTCCCCCGGCGCTGCCGATGCCGCCATCGGAACGGCGATGAACCTGCTGCTGAGTGAGTGCTACTCGGACGACGATCAACGACGGGTGCTGGAGTCGCTGGCCGCCGTCCGCAGGCAGGCCCGACAACACGGAAGCGACCGGCTCGCGCAACTCCCCCGCGCGCGGCGCGAGGAGGTGTTACGGGACCTCGATGCCCAGGCCACGGGCGATCCTTCATCCAGCCCGTTGGAGCCGCTGCGCGGCTTGGCGCTGCACGCGTTCTTCAGCTCGGAAACGGGCATGACTCGAGTGCTCCGCTACGTGGCGGTCCCGGGCCGTTGGATCGGCTGCACACGCCTCGAGCCCGGGCAGCCCGCCTGGGCCTGA
- a CDS encoding Gfo/Idh/MocA family oxidoreductase yields the protein MAQAQGAPVKIGIVGSRFQADCIASSVRMLPGEAEVVAVASPTPGNARAFAERHGVPRFHTDYRDLLTDPEVEMISITAPNCVHAEITLAAAAAGKHVVCEKPLCMTLEEADAMIEACARAGVLLLYAEELFFAPKYVKAKQMADEGAFGRVHLVKQGEKHSGPHADWFWDVRQSGGGALMDLGCHGIAFCWWFLGKPAVRRVYAQLSTQVHGARTAGDDEALTIVEFEGGAIGVVENSWNRPGGMDDSIEVFGDRGQTYADLLMGNAMPTYSQVGYGYAVEKADSTRGWTYPVFEEHWNYGFPQEMRHFARCVRGRETPISDGETGRVVMEVLYAAYASAGTGCRVELPFRPSGVAKPIDLWTPR from the coding sequence ATGGCGCAGGCACAGGGCGCACCCGTCAAGATCGGCATCGTCGGCTCACGCTTTCAGGCAGATTGCATCGCCTCCTCCGTCCGCATGCTTCCCGGTGAGGCGGAAGTGGTCGCGGTCGCCTCGCCAACGCCGGGCAACGCCCGCGCGTTCGCGGAACGGCACGGCGTGCCCCGGTTCCACACCGACTACAGGGACCTGCTCACGGACCCCGAAGTGGAGATGATCTCCATCACTGCCCCCAACTGCGTCCACGCCGAGATCACCTTGGCTGCGGCGGCGGCGGGCAAGCACGTCGTCTGCGAGAAGCCGTTGTGCATGACGCTCGAAGAAGCCGACGCCATGATCGAGGCGTGCGCCCGTGCCGGCGTCCTGCTGCTGTACGCAGAGGAGCTGTTCTTCGCGCCGAAGTATGTGAAGGCCAAACAGATGGCAGACGAGGGCGCCTTCGGGCGGGTGCATCTGGTCAAGCAGGGGGAGAAGCACTCGGGTCCGCACGCCGATTGGTTCTGGGATGTGCGCCAGTCGGGTGGGGGTGCCCTCATGGATCTCGGCTGCCACGGCATCGCCTTCTGCTGGTGGTTCCTGGGCAAACCCGCCGTGCGGCGCGTCTACGCGCAGCTTTCCACGCAGGTGCACGGCGCCCGCACCGCGGGGGACGATGAGGCGCTGACCATCGTGGAGTTCGAGGGCGGCGCCATCGGCGTGGTGGAGAACAGCTGGAACCGCCCGGGCGGCATGGACGACTCCATCGAGGTGTTCGGAGACAGGGGACAGACCTACGCTGACCTGCTCATGGGCAACGCCATGCCCACCTATTCCCAGGTGGGCTACGGCTACGCGGTCGAGAAGGCGGACAGCACCCGGGGATGGACCTACCCGGTCTTCGAGGAGCACTGGAACTATGGATTCCCCCAGGAGATGCGCCACTTCGCCCGCTGCGTGCGCGGCCGCGAGACGCCGATCTCCGATGGTGAGACCGGTCGCGTCGTCATGGAGGTGCTCTACGCGGCCTATGCCTCGGCGGGCACCGGGTGTCGCGTCGAGCTGCCGTTCCGTCCGTCCGGCGTCGCCAAGCCCATCGACCTGTGGACGCCACGCTAG